The following coding sequences lie in one Apium graveolens cultivar Ventura chromosome 3, ASM990537v1, whole genome shotgun sequence genomic window:
- the LOC141714908 gene encoding uncharacterized protein LOC141714908, with product MSSQKVGSIKVPKFDKENYNLWKKKIILYLKAGNPDYMEILNDGPHIPEMVDPDNERRTIPKPKSDWTAKEKELVALDISLQLILIDAMDSDMCHQILVCESGKHMWDTIELLMEGTEDVRENRLDMLTTQYEAFRSLPGEGVTSVYERLNRLLNEISLHGKKYAQHEINIKFLLTLPSHLDNKAETVRERVDFKTMKLEKVYGRMKTHEMELDQKRIIYGNKSSDAKNAELLRTTTLVASKHEDLDITVEKAKSQTNVLFEAELDDGNLTGDLSDYYTMEELKQMEDPTMANLAAMFSNMRFRRKKGFRGSGSSSSGQRSNSYSSSGYKTGMVGRNKFKCYNCDEVGHFASECRKPQQSKDKDDEEEEYGNLALMVESIPQESISPPAKIYDNADCIAFKELAQVYSDKLSYDRPNVECSDKLCAENYNVLRLRYRNCCLSLRCSEGTASDLKKELEKIKTENDKLVLTNVAIEELKTRNQYLELIDKKHELISSQVVSGKLGIGLDYDELRKSSKKHVVDNELVIKVVNPLDTPHVMKNAKKPLFKKASSEPFDEENLFIHHEMLVEDLEKIKDKNAKKSDKEASPESEQTTAGLGFSSTTKSSKKRNGRTGKDGLESVPKSSKCDKLACMSCVVSFIKTYLDYTHSHNACHDHDNHMHKNKSKSKTASPPSARKEATFIKTKSKANGPSKGVKDAVNDNIKHAESVKNVKKSARYAYVPKNAKLNDFCVEKGISRQYSAPRTPQQNEVVERKNCTLVEAARTMLNEANLPTYFWAEAISTVCYTQNRTLINRMYEKTPYKLMANKKPSVKYFHVFGGKCYVLKDNKQIGKFDAKAEEEIFLGYSLESKAYRVFMVDDQKVVESLNVTFDDTKPSSVQKEDDDESMNVEDFSDNENEPEIVPNEDNNGDDPQNDHNDDSDSDDNGGDSQDASGTSNVTSETTSGADSQSSDSSGQDGNNSGGAGQEHGSGDRTHNNNSNTESSRA from the exons atGAGTTCTCAAAAAGTTGGAAGTATTAAGGTACCAAAGTTTGACAAAGAAAATTACAatctatggaagaaaaagataaTTCTCTATCTCAAGGCTGGAAACCCTGATTACATGGAAATTCTGAATGACGGCCCACACATACCTGAAATGGTTGATCCTGATAATGAACGACGTACCATTCCTAAACCAAAATCTGACTGGACTGCAAAGGAAAAGGAATTGGTTGCCCTAGATATCAGTCTGCAACTGATATTGATAGATGCCATGGACTCTGACATGTGTCACCAAATTCTTGTTTGTGAAAGTGGCAAACACATGTGGGACACAATTGAACTGTTAATGGAAGGTACTGAAGATGTGAGAGAGAATCGCCTAGACATGTTAACTACTCAATATGAAGCCTTCAGGTCTCTCCCGGGTGAAGGTGTAACCTCAGTTTATGAAAGACTAAATAGGCTGTTAAATGAAATAAGTCTTCATGGAAAGAAGTATGCACAACATGAAATCAACATAAAGTTTTTGTTGACACTGCCTTCACATCTCGACAACAAGGCAGAAACAGTTCGTGAACGAGTGGACTTCAAGACCATGAAACTGGAAAAGGTGTATGGAAGAATGAAGACTCATGAGATGGAGTTAGACCAGAAGAGGATCATATATGGAAACAAATCTAGTGATGCCAAAAATGCTGAGTTGCTGAGAACAACTACACTGGTTGCAAGCAAGCATGAAGACCTGGATATCACTGTTGAGAAGGCCAAGTCTCAAACAAATGTGCTTTTTGAGGCTGAATTGGATGATGGAAATCTGACTGGGGATCTTAGTGACTACTACACCATGGAAGAATTAAAACAAATGGAAGATCCCACAATGGCAAATCTAGCAGCGATGTTCAGCAATATGAGATTCAGAAGGAAGAAAGGTTTCAGGGGCTCAGGGAGTAGTAGCTCAGGGCAGAGATCCAACTCATACTCCAGTTCTGGATATAAAACTGGAATGGTAGGCAGAAACAAattcaaatgctataactgtgatgaggtTGGACACTTTGCCAGTGAATGCAGGAAGCCTCAACAATCAAAAGACAAGG atgatgaagaggaagaaTATGGAAATCTTGCATTGATGGTAGAATCAATTCCTCAGGAATCTATATCACCCCCTGCTAAAATTTATGATAATGCTGACTGTATAGCTTTTAAAGAACTTGCTCAAGTATATTCTGATAAACTTTCCTATGATAGACCTAATGTAGAATGTAGTGACAAGTTATGTGCTGAAAACTATAATGTGCTTAGGTTAAGATATAGGAATTGTTGCTTATCCCTAAGATGTTCAGAAGGTACTGCTAGTGACTTAAAGAAAGAACTAGAAAAGATCAAAACTGAAAATGATAAGCTAGTTCTCACCAATGTTGCTATAGAAGAGCTTAAAACAAGAAATCAATATCTGGAACTTATAGATAAGAAACAT GAACTCATATCTAGTCAAGTTGTAAGTGGAAAACTTGGAATTGGACTAGATTATGATGAACTTAGGAAATCTAGTAAGAAACATGTGGTGGATAATGAACTTGTAATAAAAGTTGTTAATCCACTTGATACACCACATGTTATGAAGAATGCTAAGAAACCTTTGTTCAAGAAGGCATCTTCTGAACCTTTTGATGAGGAGAATTTGTTCattcatcatgagatgcttgttgaAGATCTTGAAAAAATAAAAGATAAAAATGCTAAGAAATCTGATAAAGAAGCATCCCCTGAAAGTGAACAAACTACTGCAGGACTAGGTTTTAGTTCCACCACTAAATCTAGTAAGAAGAGAAATGGCAGAACAGGAAAGGATGGCCTAGAAAG TGTTCCTAAATCTTCCAAGTGTGATAAGCTTGCTTGCATGTCATGTGTTGTTTCATTCATAAAAACGTATCTTGATTACACACACTCACACAATGCATGCCATGATCATGATAATCATATGCATAAGAACAAGAGTAAGTCAAAGACTGCAAGCCCTCCTAGTGCTAGGAAAGAGGCTACCTTCATCAAGACCAAAAGCAAAGCTAATGGTCCTTCCAAGGGTGTTAAGGACGCAGTCAATGATAATATAAAGCATGCTGAATCTGTCAAGAATGTTAAGAAATCTGCTAGATATGCATATGTTCCTAA gaatgcaaAGTTAAATGACTTCTGTGTGGAAAAGGGCATCTCAAGACAGTACTCAGCACCAAGGACTCCTCAGCAAAATGAGGTAGTTGAAAGGAAAAATTGTActttggttgaagctgctagaactaTGTTGAATGAAGCAAATCTTCCTacgtacttttgggctgaagctatcaGCACTGTATGCTATACTCAGAACAGAACCCTGATTAACAGAATGTATGAGAAGACTCCATATAAGCTGATGGCAAACAAGAAACCATCtgtcaaatactttcatgtatttggaggAAAATGCTATGTCCTTAAAGATAATAAGCAGATTGgcaagtttgatgccaaagctgaaGAAGAAATTTTTCTGGGTTACTCATTAGAGTCAAAGGCTTACAGGGTATTCATGGTTGATGATCAGAAGGTTGTGGAAAGCCTAAATGTAACATTTGATGACACCAAACCCTCAAGTGTTCAGAAAGAAGATGATGATGAGTCTATGAATGTAGAAGATTTTTctgataatgagaatgaacctgAAATTGTGCCAAATGAAGACAATAATGGAGATGATCCTCAGAATGATCATAATGATGATTCAGACTCAGATGATAATGGAGGAGATAGTCAAGATGCTAGTGGCACATCAAATGTGACTAGTGAAACAACATCTGGAGCTGATTCTCAATCATCAGATTCTTCAGGTCAAGATGGcaacaattcagggggagcaggACAAGAGCATGGATCTGGAGATAGAACTCACAATAATAATAGTAATACTGAATCATCAAGAGCATAA